The following are encoded together in the Bos mutus isolate GX-2022 chromosome 3, NWIPB_WYAK_1.1, whole genome shotgun sequence genome:
- the ANKRD34A gene encoding ankyrin repeat domain-containing protein 34A: MLHTEGHALLRAVGQGKLRLARLLLEGGAYVNEGDAQGETALMAACRARYDDPQNKARMVRYLLEQGADPNIADRLGRTALMHACAGGGGAAVASLLLAHGADPSVRDHAGASALVHALDRGDRETLATLLDACKAKGTEVIIITTDTSPSGTKKTRQYLNSPPSPGVEDPAPAPPSPGVCTSPSEIQLQTTGAGGRGLLSPRAQEEEEKRDVFEFPLPKPPDDPSPSEPLPKPPRHPPKPLKRLNSEPWGLVAPPQPVPPAEGRPGFERLTAEFNGLTLTGRPRLSRRHSTEGPEDPPPWAEKVTGGGPLSRRNTAPEAQESGPSSGLRQKLSRMESVELDTPGNLCPDSPECSRPSLERRRYSASPLTLPLAGSVSSPRQSQESLPGAVSPLSGRRRSPGLLERRGSGTLLLDHIAQTRPGFLPPLNVSPHPPIPDIRPGGRAPSLPTPPQAGAPGSPRTKRKLVRRHSMQTEQIRLLGGFQSLGGPGEPGR; the protein is encoded by the coding sequence ATGCTGCACACCGAGGGCCACGCTCTTCTTCGGGCCGTGGGTCAGGGTAAGCTACGTTTGGCCCGTTTGCTTCTGGAGGGGGGCGCCTACGTGAATGAGGGTGATGCTCAAGGGGAGACTGCGCTAATGGCGGCCTGTCGGGCCCGGTACGACGACCCCCAGAACAAGGCACGCATGGTACGCTACCTTCTGGAGCAAGGCGCGGACCCCAACATCGCAGATCGCCTAGGGCGCACGGCGCTCATGCACGCTTGCGCGGGTGGCGGGGGCGCCGCGGTGGCCTCCCTGCTCCTTGCCCATGGCGCGGACCCCTCAGTCCGAGATCACGCCGGCGCCTCGGCGCTAGTCCACGCCCTGGACCGCGGGGATCGAGAGACCCTTGCCACGCTGCTGGACGCCTGCAAGGCCAAGGGCACGGaggtcatcatcatcaccactgaCACCTCGCCCTCCGGCACCAAGAAGACCCGCCAGTATCTCAATTCCCCACCGTCCCCGGGGGTGGAGGACCCCGCTCCCGCTCCTCCTAGCCCCGGAGTCTGCACGTCGCCTTCGGAAATCCAACTGCAGACTACAGGAGCGGGAGGACGGGGATTGTTATCCCCTCGCgcccaggaagaggaggagaagagggacgTATTTGAATTCCCTCTTCCAAAGCCCCCAGATGACCCCTCCCCTTCCGAGCCACTCCCCAAACCACCCCGCCATCCTCCAAAACCCCTCAAAAGGCTCAACTCCGAGCCCTGGGGCCTAGTGGCCCCTCCTCAACCTGTCCCGCCTGCCGAAGGGAGGCCGGGGTTCGAGCGCCTGACCGCCGAATTCAACGGCCTGACCCTGACAGGTCGACCGCGTCTTTCCCGACGTCACAGCACCGAAGGCCCAGAGGACCCGCCCCCGTGGGCGGAGAAAGTGACGGGTGGGGGTCCTCTCTCTCGCAGAAACACAGCGCCAGAAGCTCAGGAGTCTGGCCCCTCTTCAGGGCTGAGGCAGAAACTGAGCCGCATGGAGTCGGTGGAGCTCGATACTCCCGGAAATCTTTGCCCCGACTCGCCCGAGTGCAGCCGCCCGTCCCTGGAGCGCCGCAGATATAGCGCCTCCCCGCTGACCCTCCCTCTAGCAGGCTCGGTTTCCTCCCCACGCCAGTCCCAGGAGAGTCTTCCTGGGGCTGTATCTCCGCTGAGCGGGCGGAGGCGGAGTCCCGGGTTGCTGGAGCGGAGGGGCTCGGGGACGTTGCTCCTGGACCACATCGCGCAAACGCGGCCAGGTTTCCTGCCCCCGCTCAATGTCAGCCCCCATCCTCCCATCCCCGACATTCGCCCGGGAGGTCGGGCGCCTTcgctgcccacccctccccaggcGGGGGCGCCAGGCTCTCCCAGGACCAAGCGCAAGTTGGTGAGACGCCACTCCATGCAGACTGAGCAGATCCGCCTGCTAGGGGGCTTCCAGAGTCTAGgcgggccaggggagcctgggcgCTGA